One Ictalurus furcatus strain D&B chromosome 21, Billie_1.0, whole genome shotgun sequence genomic region harbors:
- the nek4 gene encoding serine/threonine-protein kinase Nek4 isoform X1 gives MLTWPRCLVTKKPGLTISCSIAATKKKKKKSNQKFEFGYYQQKYLLVHQVKISRLIRHVKLRLENLPRIMESYVFIRVVGKGSYGEVNLVQHKSERKQYVIKKLNLRTSSKRERRAAEQEAQLLSQLKHPNIVTYRESWEGEDYQLYIVMGFCEGGDLYHRLKQQKGELLPERQVVEWFVQIAMALQYLHEKHILHRDLKTQNIFLTKTNIIKVGDLGIARVLENQNDMASTLIGTPYYMSPELFSNKPYNYKSDIWALGCCVYEMATLKHAFNAKDMNSLVYRIVEGKLPQMPSKYDPLLGELIKRMLCKRPDDRPDVKHILRQPYIKQQIAAFLEATKEKTARSRKRVNSRPNRDTPREVPVLQNQEPHCVNSEQKSRGKRSEENQSKHHNGIKDNILPNPPLLINSPSQDIQEVLNSTDQNVATISNIDIDIQPQEHRDKLRKVKPHRKGNLIGKEERSLVSQSSSGTEPPKPTERIEPVKDSRAPFGEEDTMKLLQQAAMEDIKTGKRDTTEAKEDQKTEAEHPLRERGTSLESTDKLLEPFIPVALMESHKPEQTAAPSETSKHHIRPPFSSAEPSVSRQRRQNKGDVAHDESKIKAANSRPLPPLLENSPTVGIKRREGSEVEMAKHSTHSQPDHQHDPTPQNRLLSARERRRLKKSRENQSDSGAPAVRRASCDVASLNAKHTDQPDCPRPASVPAVTHKNRLLSARERRRLRLSRENQGESAAPAVRRASCDVASLNGKHTDQPERKSSRRHSDEEECSSSTSTTERSEGDYRESKSETTEMQDLVQMMTQTLRMDARDVLCEQESSRSNSAMLPEFKLNRTYRDTLMIHGKSREGERDFHLSDFRSDDSSGPAKIRRAVEHLRTDVVKGLGVKLLDKVLDILQEEDEDKREVLLRQQMGEEKYRTYAVMVRQLKFFEDVAFKC, from the exons ATGCTCACGTGGCCACGTTGCTTGGTGACGAAAAAGCCTGGTTTGACAATTTCCTGTAGCATCGCtgccactaaaaaaaaaaaaaaaaaatcaaatcaaaagttTGAATTTGGATACTATCAGCAAAAATACTTGCTCGTGCATCAAGTGAAGATTAGTCGATTGATCCGCCATGTAAAACTACGATTAGAGAATTTACCGAGAATTATGGAGAGCTATGTTTTCATCCGAGTAGTGGGGAAGGGGAGTTACGGTGAGGTGAACCTGGTGCAACACAAATCTGAGCGTAAACAG TATGTCATCAAGAAGCTGAACCTGAGAACATCGTCGAAGCGAGAGCGCCGGGCGGCTGAACAGGAAGCGCAGCTCCTGTCACAGCTCAAACATCCCAACATCGTCACCTACCGGGAATCATGGGAAGGAGAAGACTATCAGCTTTATATAGTTATGGGCTTCTGTGAGGGAGGAGACCTGTATCACAGGCTGAAGCAGCAGAAGGGTGAGCTGCTGCCTGAGAGACAGGTGGTGGAGTGGTTTGTCCAGATCGCCATGGCACTGCAG TATTTACATGAGAAACACATCTTGCACCGAGATCTGAAAACGCAGAACATCTTCCTGACCAAAACCAACATAATCAAAGTGGGTGATCTGGGCATCGCACGTGTTCTGGAGAATCAGAACGACATGGCCAGCACCCTGATCGGAACGCCGTACTACATGAGTCCTGAGCTTTTCTCCAACAAGCCGTACAACTACAAG TCGGACATTTGGGCTCTGGGCTGCTGCGTGTACGAGATGGCGACTCTGAAACACGCCTTCAATGCAAAAGACATGAACTCGCTCGTGTACCGTATCGTAGAGGGAAAG TTGCCTCAGATGCCATCTAAGTACGATCCTCTGTTAGGAGAGCTGATCAAGCGAATGCTGTGTAAGAGGCCAGACGACAGACCTGATGTCAAACACATTCTGCGGCAGCCCTACATCAAACAGCAGATCGCCGCCTTTTTGGAAGCCACTAAAGA GAAAACTGCCAGATCCCGAAAGAGGGTGAACAGCAGGCCTAACAGAGACACGCCAAGAGAAGTGCCTGTTCTGCAAAATCAGGAGCCGCACTGTGTCAActctgagcagaaaagcagaggAAAAAGG tcagAGGAAAATCAATCCAAACATCACAACGGCATAAAGGACAATATTCTCCCAAACCCACCCCTGTTAATAAACTCCCCAAGTCAGGACATTCAGGAAGTCCTGAATTCGACAGATCAGAACGTAGCAACCATCAGCAACATTGACATCGACATCCAACCTCAGGAACACAGAGACAAGCTCCGGAAAGTGAAACCCCATCGAAAAGGAAACCTTATCGGAAAGGAAGAACGCTCGCTCGTTTCACAGAGTTCGAGTGGGACAGAACCGCCAAAACCCACGGAAAGAATCGAACCTGTAAAAGACAGCAGAGCTCCGTTTGGGGAGGAGGACACCATGAAACTGCTGCAGCAGGCAGCGATGGAGGACATAAAAACCGGCAAGCGGGACACTACAGAGGCCAAGGAGGACCAAAAAACCGAGGCAGAGCATCCTTTAAGAGAAAGAGGG ACCAGTCTGGAATCCACCGATAAGCTGCTTGAGCCATTTATTCCAGTGGCGCTCATG GAGTCTCACAAGCCAGAGCAAACTGCAGCTCCTTCAGAAACCAGCAAGCATCATATTCGTCCTCCTTTCTCTTCCGCGGAGCCATCCGTGTCCCGTCAGCGCAGACAGAATAAGGGAGATGTGGCCCACGATGAGAGCAAA ATTAAAGCAGCCAACTCCAGGCCTCTGCCTCCACTTCTTGAAAATTCCCCAACCGTAGGCAtaaaaaggagagaaggaagtgaAGTTGAGATGGCTaaacactctacacactctcaACCTGATCACCAACATGACCCTACACCCCAG AATCGGCTTCTCTCAGCCCGAGAGAGGAGGCGGCTGAAGAAGTCACGAGAAAACCAGAGCGACTCAG GAGCTCCTGCTGTCAGAAGGGCGTCGTGCGATGTTGCCTCGTTAAATGCCAAGCACACAGACCAGCCTGATTGCCCGAGACCTGCCAGTGTACCAGCTGTAACGCACAAG AATCGGCTTCTATCAGCCCGAGAGAGGAGGCGGCTGAGGCTGTCACGAGAAAACCAGGGCGAGTCAG CAGCTCCTGCTGTCAGAAGGGCGTCGTGCGATGTTGCCTCGTTAAATGGCAAGCACACGGACCAGCCTGAGAGGAAATCATCAAGGCGTCACTCGGATGAGGAGGAGTGCAGCTCATCCACCAGCACCACAGAGCGCTCTGAGGGAGACtacagagagag CAAAAGCGAGACCACCGAGATGCAAGACCTGGTCCAGATGATGACGCAGACATTACGAATGGACGCCAGAGACGTCCTGTGTGAGCAGGAAAGCTCGCGGTCCAACTCGGCCATGCTGCCCGAGTTCAAACTGAACAGGACGTACCGAGACACGCTGATGATTCATGGGAAGAGCAGAGAGGGAGAGCGCGACTTCCATCTCAGTGACTTCCGATCAG ATGACTCTTCAGGACCGGCTAAGATCAGGAGAGCCGTGGAGCACTTGCGCACAGACGTGGTTAAAGGACTCGGAGTGAAACTGCTGGACAAAGTCCTGGACATCCTgcaggaggaggacgaggacaAGCGAGAG GTCTTGCTACGGCAGCAGATGGGGGAAGAGAAGTACAGAACGTACGCTGTTATGGTGCGGCAACTAAAATTCTTCGAGGACGTCGCGTTCAAATGCTGA
- the nek4 gene encoding serine/threonine-protein kinase Nek4 isoform X3 codes for MLTWPRCLVTKKPGLTISCSIAATKKKKKKSNQKFEFGYYQQKYLLVHQVKISRLIRHVKLRLENLPRIMESYVFIRVVGKGSYGEVNLVQHKSERKQYVIKKLNLRTSSKRERRAAEQEAQLLSQLKHPNIVTYRESWEGEDYQLYIVMGFCEGGDLYHRLKQQKGELLPERQVVEWFVQIAMALQYLHEKHILHRDLKTQNIFLTKTNIIKVGDLGIARVLENQNDMASTLIGTPYYMSPELFSNKPYNYKLPQMPSKYDPLLGELIKRMLCKRPDDRPDVKHILRQPYIKQQIAAFLEATKEKTARSRKRVNSRPNRDTPREVPVLQNQEPHCVNSEQKSRGKRSEENQSKHHNGIKDNILPNPPLLINSPSQDIQEVLNSTDQNVATISNIDIDIQPQEHRDKLRKVKPHRKGNLIGKEERSLVSQSSSGTEPPKPTERIEPVKDSRAPFGEEDTMKLLQQAAMEDIKTGKRDTTEAKEDQKTEAEHPLRERGTSLESTDKLLEPFIPVALMESHKPEQTAAPSETSKHHIRPPFSSAEPSVSRQRRQNKGDVAHDESKIKAANSRPLPPLLENSPTVGIKRREGSEVEMAKHSTHSQPDHQHDPTPQNRLLSARERRRLKKSRENQSDSGAPAVRRASCDVASLNAKHTDQPDCPRPASVPAVTHKNRLLSARERRRLRLSRENQGESAAPAVRRASCDVASLNGKHTDQPERKSSRRHSDEEECSSSTSTTERSEGDYRESKSETTEMQDLVQMMTQTLRMDARDVLCEQESSRSNSAMLPEFKLNRTYRDTLMIHGKSREGERDFHLSDFRSDDSSGPAKIRRAVEHLRTDVVKGLGVKLLDKVLDILQEEDEDKREVLLRQQMGEEKYRTYAVMVRQLKFFEDVAFKC; via the exons ATGCTCACGTGGCCACGTTGCTTGGTGACGAAAAAGCCTGGTTTGACAATTTCCTGTAGCATCGCtgccactaaaaaaaaaaaaaaaaaatcaaatcaaaagttTGAATTTGGATACTATCAGCAAAAATACTTGCTCGTGCATCAAGTGAAGATTAGTCGATTGATCCGCCATGTAAAACTACGATTAGAGAATTTACCGAGAATTATGGAGAGCTATGTTTTCATCCGAGTAGTGGGGAAGGGGAGTTACGGTGAGGTGAACCTGGTGCAACACAAATCTGAGCGTAAACAG TATGTCATCAAGAAGCTGAACCTGAGAACATCGTCGAAGCGAGAGCGCCGGGCGGCTGAACAGGAAGCGCAGCTCCTGTCACAGCTCAAACATCCCAACATCGTCACCTACCGGGAATCATGGGAAGGAGAAGACTATCAGCTTTATATAGTTATGGGCTTCTGTGAGGGAGGAGACCTGTATCACAGGCTGAAGCAGCAGAAGGGTGAGCTGCTGCCTGAGAGACAGGTGGTGGAGTGGTTTGTCCAGATCGCCATGGCACTGCAG TATTTACATGAGAAACACATCTTGCACCGAGATCTGAAAACGCAGAACATCTTCCTGACCAAAACCAACATAATCAAAGTGGGTGATCTGGGCATCGCACGTGTTCTGGAGAATCAGAACGACATGGCCAGCACCCTGATCGGAACGCCGTACTACATGAGTCCTGAGCTTTTCTCCAACAAGCCGTACAACTACAAG TTGCCTCAGATGCCATCTAAGTACGATCCTCTGTTAGGAGAGCTGATCAAGCGAATGCTGTGTAAGAGGCCAGACGACAGACCTGATGTCAAACACATTCTGCGGCAGCCCTACATCAAACAGCAGATCGCCGCCTTTTTGGAAGCCACTAAAGA GAAAACTGCCAGATCCCGAAAGAGGGTGAACAGCAGGCCTAACAGAGACACGCCAAGAGAAGTGCCTGTTCTGCAAAATCAGGAGCCGCACTGTGTCAActctgagcagaaaagcagaggAAAAAGG tcagAGGAAAATCAATCCAAACATCACAACGGCATAAAGGACAATATTCTCCCAAACCCACCCCTGTTAATAAACTCCCCAAGTCAGGACATTCAGGAAGTCCTGAATTCGACAGATCAGAACGTAGCAACCATCAGCAACATTGACATCGACATCCAACCTCAGGAACACAGAGACAAGCTCCGGAAAGTGAAACCCCATCGAAAAGGAAACCTTATCGGAAAGGAAGAACGCTCGCTCGTTTCACAGAGTTCGAGTGGGACAGAACCGCCAAAACCCACGGAAAGAATCGAACCTGTAAAAGACAGCAGAGCTCCGTTTGGGGAGGAGGACACCATGAAACTGCTGCAGCAGGCAGCGATGGAGGACATAAAAACCGGCAAGCGGGACACTACAGAGGCCAAGGAGGACCAAAAAACCGAGGCAGAGCATCCTTTAAGAGAAAGAGGG ACCAGTCTGGAATCCACCGATAAGCTGCTTGAGCCATTTATTCCAGTGGCGCTCATG GAGTCTCACAAGCCAGAGCAAACTGCAGCTCCTTCAGAAACCAGCAAGCATCATATTCGTCCTCCTTTCTCTTCCGCGGAGCCATCCGTGTCCCGTCAGCGCAGACAGAATAAGGGAGATGTGGCCCACGATGAGAGCAAA ATTAAAGCAGCCAACTCCAGGCCTCTGCCTCCACTTCTTGAAAATTCCCCAACCGTAGGCAtaaaaaggagagaaggaagtgaAGTTGAGATGGCTaaacactctacacactctcaACCTGATCACCAACATGACCCTACACCCCAG AATCGGCTTCTCTCAGCCCGAGAGAGGAGGCGGCTGAAGAAGTCACGAGAAAACCAGAGCGACTCAG GAGCTCCTGCTGTCAGAAGGGCGTCGTGCGATGTTGCCTCGTTAAATGCCAAGCACACAGACCAGCCTGATTGCCCGAGACCTGCCAGTGTACCAGCTGTAACGCACAAG AATCGGCTTCTATCAGCCCGAGAGAGGAGGCGGCTGAGGCTGTCACGAGAAAACCAGGGCGAGTCAG CAGCTCCTGCTGTCAGAAGGGCGTCGTGCGATGTTGCCTCGTTAAATGGCAAGCACACGGACCAGCCTGAGAGGAAATCATCAAGGCGTCACTCGGATGAGGAGGAGTGCAGCTCATCCACCAGCACCACAGAGCGCTCTGAGGGAGACtacagagagag CAAAAGCGAGACCACCGAGATGCAAGACCTGGTCCAGATGATGACGCAGACATTACGAATGGACGCCAGAGACGTCCTGTGTGAGCAGGAAAGCTCGCGGTCCAACTCGGCCATGCTGCCCGAGTTCAAACTGAACAGGACGTACCGAGACACGCTGATGATTCATGGGAAGAGCAGAGAGGGAGAGCGCGACTTCCATCTCAGTGACTTCCGATCAG ATGACTCTTCAGGACCGGCTAAGATCAGGAGAGCCGTGGAGCACTTGCGCACAGACGTGGTTAAAGGACTCGGAGTGAAACTGCTGGACAAAGTCCTGGACATCCTgcaggaggaggacgaggacaAGCGAGAG GTCTTGCTACGGCAGCAGATGGGGGAAGAGAAGTACAGAACGTACGCTGTTATGGTGCGGCAACTAAAATTCTTCGAGGACGTCGCGTTCAAATGCTGA
- the nek4 gene encoding serine/threonine-protein kinase Nek4 isoform X2 — protein MLTWPRCLVTKKPGLTISCSIAATKKKKKKSNQKFEFGYYQQKYLLVHQVKISRLIRHVKLRLENLPRIMESYVFIRVVGKGSYGEVNLVQHKSERKQYVIKKLNLRTSSKRERRAAEQEAQLLSQLKHPNIVTYRESWEGEDYQLYIVMGFCEGGDLYHRLKQQKGELLPERQVVEWFVQIAMALQYLHEKHILHRDLKTQNIFLTKTNIIKVGDLGIARVLENQNDMASTLIGTPYYMSPELFSNKPYNYKSDIWALGCCVYEMATLKHAFNAKDMNSLVYRIVEGKLPQMPSKYDPLLGELIKRMLCKRPDDRPDVKHILRQPYIKQQIAAFLEATKEKTARSRKRVNSRPNRDTPREVPVLQNQEPHCVNSEQKSRGKRSEENQSKHHNGIKDNILPNPPLLINSPSQDIQEVLNSTDQNVATISNIDIDIQPQEHRDKLRKVKPHRKGNLIGKEERSLVSQSSSGTEPPKPTERIEPVKDSRAPFGEEDTMKLLQQAAMEDIKTGKRDTTEAKEDQKTEAEHPLRERGTSLESTDKLLEPFIPVALMESHKPEQTAAPSETSKHHIRPPFSSAEPSVSRQRRQNKGDVAHDESKIKAANSRPLPPLLENSPTVGIKRREGSEVEMAKHSTHSQPDHQHDPTPQNRLLSARERRRLKKSRENQSDSGAPAVRRASCDVASLNAKHTDQPDCPRPASVPAVTHKNRLLSARERRRLRLSRENQGESAPAVRRASCDVASLNGKHTDQPERKSSRRHSDEEECSSSTSTTERSEGDYRESKSETTEMQDLVQMMTQTLRMDARDVLCEQESSRSNSAMLPEFKLNRTYRDTLMIHGKSREGERDFHLSDFRSDDSSGPAKIRRAVEHLRTDVVKGLGVKLLDKVLDILQEEDEDKREVLLRQQMGEEKYRTYAVMVRQLKFFEDVAFKC, from the exons ATGCTCACGTGGCCACGTTGCTTGGTGACGAAAAAGCCTGGTTTGACAATTTCCTGTAGCATCGCtgccactaaaaaaaaaaaaaaaaaatcaaatcaaaagttTGAATTTGGATACTATCAGCAAAAATACTTGCTCGTGCATCAAGTGAAGATTAGTCGATTGATCCGCCATGTAAAACTACGATTAGAGAATTTACCGAGAATTATGGAGAGCTATGTTTTCATCCGAGTAGTGGGGAAGGGGAGTTACGGTGAGGTGAACCTGGTGCAACACAAATCTGAGCGTAAACAG TATGTCATCAAGAAGCTGAACCTGAGAACATCGTCGAAGCGAGAGCGCCGGGCGGCTGAACAGGAAGCGCAGCTCCTGTCACAGCTCAAACATCCCAACATCGTCACCTACCGGGAATCATGGGAAGGAGAAGACTATCAGCTTTATATAGTTATGGGCTTCTGTGAGGGAGGAGACCTGTATCACAGGCTGAAGCAGCAGAAGGGTGAGCTGCTGCCTGAGAGACAGGTGGTGGAGTGGTTTGTCCAGATCGCCATGGCACTGCAG TATTTACATGAGAAACACATCTTGCACCGAGATCTGAAAACGCAGAACATCTTCCTGACCAAAACCAACATAATCAAAGTGGGTGATCTGGGCATCGCACGTGTTCTGGAGAATCAGAACGACATGGCCAGCACCCTGATCGGAACGCCGTACTACATGAGTCCTGAGCTTTTCTCCAACAAGCCGTACAACTACAAG TCGGACATTTGGGCTCTGGGCTGCTGCGTGTACGAGATGGCGACTCTGAAACACGCCTTCAATGCAAAAGACATGAACTCGCTCGTGTACCGTATCGTAGAGGGAAAG TTGCCTCAGATGCCATCTAAGTACGATCCTCTGTTAGGAGAGCTGATCAAGCGAATGCTGTGTAAGAGGCCAGACGACAGACCTGATGTCAAACACATTCTGCGGCAGCCCTACATCAAACAGCAGATCGCCGCCTTTTTGGAAGCCACTAAAGA GAAAACTGCCAGATCCCGAAAGAGGGTGAACAGCAGGCCTAACAGAGACACGCCAAGAGAAGTGCCTGTTCTGCAAAATCAGGAGCCGCACTGTGTCAActctgagcagaaaagcagaggAAAAAGG tcagAGGAAAATCAATCCAAACATCACAACGGCATAAAGGACAATATTCTCCCAAACCCACCCCTGTTAATAAACTCCCCAAGTCAGGACATTCAGGAAGTCCTGAATTCGACAGATCAGAACGTAGCAACCATCAGCAACATTGACATCGACATCCAACCTCAGGAACACAGAGACAAGCTCCGGAAAGTGAAACCCCATCGAAAAGGAAACCTTATCGGAAAGGAAGAACGCTCGCTCGTTTCACAGAGTTCGAGTGGGACAGAACCGCCAAAACCCACGGAAAGAATCGAACCTGTAAAAGACAGCAGAGCTCCGTTTGGGGAGGAGGACACCATGAAACTGCTGCAGCAGGCAGCGATGGAGGACATAAAAACCGGCAAGCGGGACACTACAGAGGCCAAGGAGGACCAAAAAACCGAGGCAGAGCATCCTTTAAGAGAAAGAGGG ACCAGTCTGGAATCCACCGATAAGCTGCTTGAGCCATTTATTCCAGTGGCGCTCATG GAGTCTCACAAGCCAGAGCAAACTGCAGCTCCTTCAGAAACCAGCAAGCATCATATTCGTCCTCCTTTCTCTTCCGCGGAGCCATCCGTGTCCCGTCAGCGCAGACAGAATAAGGGAGATGTGGCCCACGATGAGAGCAAA ATTAAAGCAGCCAACTCCAGGCCTCTGCCTCCACTTCTTGAAAATTCCCCAACCGTAGGCAtaaaaaggagagaaggaagtgaAGTTGAGATGGCTaaacactctacacactctcaACCTGATCACCAACATGACCCTACACCCCAG AATCGGCTTCTCTCAGCCCGAGAGAGGAGGCGGCTGAAGAAGTCACGAGAAAACCAGAGCGACTCAG GAGCTCCTGCTGTCAGAAGGGCGTCGTGCGATGTTGCCTCGTTAAATGCCAAGCACACAGACCAGCCTGATTGCCCGAGACCTGCCAGTGTACCAGCTGTAACGCACAAG AATCGGCTTCTATCAGCCCGAGAGAGGAGGCGGCTGAGGCTGTCACGAGAAAACCAGGGCGAGTCAG CTCCTGCTGTCAGAAGGGCGTCGTGCGATGTTGCCTCGTTAAATGGCAAGCACACGGACCAGCCTGAGAGGAAATCATCAAGGCGTCACTCGGATGAGGAGGAGTGCAGCTCATCCACCAGCACCACAGAGCGCTCTGAGGGAGACtacagagagag CAAAAGCGAGACCACCGAGATGCAAGACCTGGTCCAGATGATGACGCAGACATTACGAATGGACGCCAGAGACGTCCTGTGTGAGCAGGAAAGCTCGCGGTCCAACTCGGCCATGCTGCCCGAGTTCAAACTGAACAGGACGTACCGAGACACGCTGATGATTCATGGGAAGAGCAGAGAGGGAGAGCGCGACTTCCATCTCAGTGACTTCCGATCAG ATGACTCTTCAGGACCGGCTAAGATCAGGAGAGCCGTGGAGCACTTGCGCACAGACGTGGTTAAAGGACTCGGAGTGAAACTGCTGGACAAAGTCCTGGACATCCTgcaggaggaggacgaggacaAGCGAGAG GTCTTGCTACGGCAGCAGATGGGGGAAGAGAAGTACAGAACGTACGCTGTTATGGTGCGGCAACTAAAATTCTTCGAGGACGTCGCGTTCAAATGCTGA
- the spcs1 gene encoding signal peptidase complex subunit 1, with amino-acid sequence MLSRFNSFPTHMDYKGQKLAEQIFQGVILVSAVIGFIYGLIIEQFGWTVYIMLAGFTISCLLTLPPWPMYRRNPLTWQPIVPEMPETREKPQENLKKKKHK; translated from the exons ATGCTTTCCAGGTTTAATTCTTTTCCAACTCACATG GACTATAAAGGTCAGAAACTTGCCGAACAGATTTTCCAAGGAGTCATCCTGGTCTCAGCT GTCATTGGGTTCATTTACGGTCTGATCATTGAGCAGTTTGGATGGACCGTGTACATAATGTTAGCCGGATTTACCATCTCCTGTTTG CTCACACTGCCTCCGTGGCCCATGTACAGACGAAACCCTCTCACGTGGCAGCCTATCGTACCGGAGATGCCAGAGACCCGTGAAAAGCCTCAGGAGAacttgaagaagaaaaaacacaagtaG